From Ruminococcus sp. HUN007, a single genomic window includes:
- a CDS encoding 2-oxoacid:acceptor oxidoreductase family protein, giving the protein MLTETIICGFGGQGVLFSGKLLANAALMEGKELSWLPSYGPEMRGGTCNCSVCISDDPIGSPLVTAPDIVIAMNGPSFDKFEPMVKPGGIVFADSSIIDRKSTRDDITVYYIPSTEMAKENGLTGMANIIILGKVIRECSDRYFGIDDKKIISVFEKIIPPKKAAMIEKNTNAFKLGYEYEK; this is encoded by the coding sequence ATGCTTACAGAAACCATTATATGCGGATTCGGCGGACAGGGCGTTCTCTTCTCAGGAAAACTCCTTGCAAACGCTGCTCTTATGGAAGGAAAAGAACTTTCATGGCTTCCTTCATACGGTCCGGAAATGCGCGGCGGTACATGTAACTGTTCAGTATGTATCTCAGACGACCCGATCGGTTCGCCGCTCGTTACAGCACCTGACATTGTTATCGCAATGAACGGTCCTTCATTCGACAAGTTCGAACCAATGGTAAAGCCGGGCGGAATCGTATTCGCTGACAGCTCTATCATCGACAGAAAGTCTACACGTGACGATATCACTGTTTACTACATTCCTTCAACAGAAATGGCAAAGGAAAACGGCCTCACAGGTATGGCCAACATCATCATCCTCGGTAAGGTTATCAGAGAATGCTCTGACAGATACTTCGGAATCGACGATAAAAAAATCATTTCAGTTTTCGAAAAGATCATCCCACCGAAAAAGGCTGCTATGATAGAAAAGAACACTAACGCTTTCAAGCTCGGATATGAATACGAGAAGTAA
- a CDS encoding nucleotidyltransferase domain-containing protein, with protein MYSFPKRCDGDDVLIHIFPSMQKQVQKVIDFAGSCEAIKRIRVFGSAVTRNCGMGSDLDIAVDAPDILSDEEFFSISRPIRSLLDVNADVVHYNTIHSEWLIDEIDTKGVDVYVNK; from the coding sequence ATGTACAGTTTTCCAAAACGCTGCGATGGTGATGATGTTTTGATACATATTTTTCCGTCGATGCAAAAGCAGGTTCAGAAAGTTATTGATTTTGCCGGTTCCTGCGAAGCTATAAAACGTATTCGGGTGTTCGGAAGTGCAGTGACCCGTAACTGCGGTATGGGTAGTGATCTTGATATTGCTGTTGATGCTCCGGATATCCTTTCTGATGAAGAATTTTTTAGTATATCCAGACCAATAAGAAGTCTTCTGGATGTTAATGCTGATGTTGTACATTACAACACTATACACAGTGAATGGCTGATAGATGAGATTGATACAAAAGGAGTGGATGTTTATGTCAATAAATAA
- a CDS encoding HD-GYP domain-containing protein, whose translation MGYILDLIKEYQMNIMLVLSSICGMLAFFVLITKTLTKRRKWIMLALELASMLLLVFDRFAYYYRGNTDVVGYWMVRISNFLVFMFTLAIPLIFTLYLIDILVSDDKYDKPPLRLRHSCYIAVIGLSLLIISQFTGFYYTFDELNCYQRADGFIISYIFPLAILLIDLSVVIDNYRRLGRFLGLSLLLFSIVPTSAAVLQIFVYGISFTNISLVGMAMITYIMSLIDTNDMLEQASMREIELEREERRNMKLLFEQTASALANAIDAKDKYTHGHSRRVAKYSQKIAHYAGKTDKECEEIYFAALLHDVGKIGIQDSIINKEGKLTDEEYAIIKSHPVIGKQILSSISQSPYLSLGANYHHERYDGNGYPEGLKGEDIPDLARIIAVADAYDAMTSKRSYRDPIPQQIVREEFVKGIGTQFDPVYAKIMIHFIDLDSEYQMKEREDPYELEGDTSLVCSSYRSSSSAGILLTNTFTHIRLTTKMNDGFKEDIFIPTFIIFDSIDARVYEDENKRRDLFYLEYATIRADGVIEVSEARNVKSETKDIKSAAEESKAFIHDEVTIELDAVRFKDHALIRMTDGFRSHEIILALQDSTRFAYISVTGEHCTITDVDVNKTDEEISEGFIPRIAEEISYINVPAGDIPNVQVDGWRAASSQGIKVTDGMKISFHTMSLPTARLVWHCAFAFLFTSDDGKPDGENYRELTVLRLDGEGWEEDELADNQVSVTKLDSFTNWNDWKTKNKSGLDCELTYHKEKGKVIITTEYCGLSIRSVTTYEETVPEVYTALTGDQCAITNIRIKR comes from the coding sequence ATGGGGTACATTTTAGATTTAATAAAAGAATATCAGATGAATATAATGCTCGTCCTCAGCAGTATATGCGGGATGCTTGCATTTTTCGTCCTTATAACTAAAACACTTACAAAACGAAGAAAATGGATAATGCTTGCGCTTGAGCTGGCTTCCATGCTTCTTCTTGTTTTTGACAGGTTTGCATACTACTATCGCGGCAATACTGATGTCGTCGGATACTGGATGGTCAGGATAAGCAATTTTTTGGTATTTATGTTTACTCTTGCTATACCGCTGATCTTTACGCTCTATCTTATAGATATTCTCGTAAGCGACGATAAATATGACAAACCACCATTACGACTGCGGCATTCGTGTTATATCGCCGTGATAGGATTGTCACTTCTTATCATCTCGCAGTTTACAGGATTTTACTATACTTTCGATGAATTAAACTGCTATCAGAGAGCAGACGGATTTATAATTTCATATATCTTTCCGTTAGCCATTCTGCTTATCGACCTTTCAGTTGTAATCGACAATTACAGACGGCTTGGCAGATTTCTTGGCCTGTCTCTCCTGCTCTTTTCGATTGTTCCGACCAGTGCAGCTGTTCTTCAGATATTCGTTTACGGCATATCATTTACCAATATATCCCTTGTCGGAATGGCCATGATCACATATATCATGTCACTTATCGACACGAACGATATGCTTGAACAGGCAAGTATGCGTGAAATAGAGCTTGAACGTGAGGAACGCAGAAACATGAAGCTGCTTTTCGAACAGACGGCTTCAGCACTTGCAAATGCGATCGATGCAAAGGATAAGTACACTCACGGACATTCACGCCGCGTAGCGAAATATTCCCAGAAAATAGCGCATTATGCCGGTAAAACCGATAAAGAGTGTGAGGAGATCTATTTTGCCGCTCTGCTTCATGACGTAGGCAAAATAGGTATTCAGGACAGCATAATCAACAAGGAAGGAAAACTCACTGACGAGGAATATGCTATCATCAAATCTCACCCGGTCATTGGAAAACAGATACTTTCCAGTATTAGTCAGTCGCCTTATCTGTCATTGGGTGCTAATTATCATCACGAAAGATATGACGGTAACGGCTATCCTGAAGGACTTAAGGGAGAAGATATTCCTGATCTCGCCAGAATAATCGCCGTCGCAGATGCCTACGACGCAATGACATCCAAACGAAGCTACCGCGATCCTATACCTCAGCAGATAGTACGTGAGGAATTTGTAAAGGGTATCGGAACACAGTTTGATCCGGTTTACGCAAAGATAATGATACATTTCATCGATCTTGACTCGGAATACCAGATGAAGGAACGTGAAGATCCTTATGAACTTGAAGGTGACACTTCCCTTGTATGCAGCAGTTACCGTTCATCTTCATCGGCAGGAATACTGCTTACAAACACATTCACACATATTCGCCTTACTACAAAGATGAATGACGGTTTTAAGGAAGACATTTTTATTCCTACATTCATCATTTTTGATTCCATCGATGCACGTGTATATGAAGACGAAAATAAACGCCGCGATCTGTTTTATCTTGAATATGCAACCATCCGTGCTGACGGTGTAATAGAGGTATCAGAAGCCAGAAACGTAAAGTCTGAAACAAAAGATATAAAATCCGCCGCTGAAGAATCGAAAGCGTTCATCCACGATGAAGTAACGATCGAACTCGATGCAGTACGTTTCAAAGATCATGCACTTATCCGCATGACAGACGGCTTCCGTTCGCATGAGATAATTCTCGCTCTTCAGGACAGCACAAGATTTGCATATATCTCAGTTACAGGCGAGCACTGCACAATAACAGACGTTGACGTAAACAAAACTGATGAGGAGATCAGTGAAGGCTTTATTCCGCGTATTGCTGAAGAGATAAGCTACATAAACGTTCCTGCCGGAGATATTCCGAATGTTCAGGTAGACGGATGGCGCGCCGCCTCTTCACAAGGAATAAAAGTTACTGACGGTATGAAGATAAGTTTCCACACCATGAGCCTTCCGACCGCCAGACTGGTATGGCACTGCGCTTTCGCCTTTCTGTTCACTTCAGATGACGGTAAACCTGACGGTGAGAATTACCGTGAACTAACTGTTCTGCGACTTGACGGTGAAGGCTGGGAAGAAGACGAACTTGCTGATAATCAGGTTTCTGTTACAAAGCTTGATTCATTTACAAACTGGAACGACTGGAAAACGAAAAACAAATCCGGCCTTGACTGTGAACTTACGTACCACAAAGAAAAGGGTAAGGTTATTATCACAACGGAATACTGCGGTCTTTCGATACGTTCTGTAACGACATATGAAGAAACTGTCCCGGAAGTATACACTGCGCTGACAGGTGATCAGTGCGCGATCACCAATATACGTATAAAAAGATAA
- a CDS encoding thiamine pyrophosphate-dependent enzyme, with the protein MAVVFDKPHALCDVPTTYCPGCTHGIIHRLVAEVMDELAIEGKTIGIFPVGCSVMAYKFFECDMVGAPHGRAPAVATGIKRALPDSVVFTYQGDGDLAAIGTCETVHAAARGENITVIFVNNTIYGMTGGQMAPTTLPGQVTQTTPYGREPEIQGYPVKVCEMLATIDGTALAQRVSVDTPAHIREAKKAIKKAFENQINGKGFSLVEVLSTCPTNWGLTPVDALQRLRDEMIPYFPLGVYKDEAVWNKEEKAD; encoded by the coding sequence ATGGCAGTAGTATTTGACAAACCGCACGCACTCTGCGACGTACCTACAACTTACTGTCCTGGATGTACACACGGTATCATCCACAGACTCGTAGCAGAAGTAATGGACGAGCTCGCTATCGAAGGAAAAACTATCGGTATTTTCCCTGTAGGCTGCTCAGTAATGGCATATAAGTTTTTTGAATGTGACATGGTAGGCGCTCCTCACGGAAGAGCTCCGGCTGTTGCAACAGGTATCAAGAGAGCACTTCCTGATTCTGTAGTATTCACATATCAGGGTGACGGAGACCTCGCAGCTATCGGTACATGTGAAACTGTTCACGCTGCTGCAAGAGGCGAAAACATCACTGTTATCTTCGTAAACAACACTATTTACGGTATGACAGGCGGTCAGATGGCTCCTACAACTCTTCCTGGCCAGGTAACACAGACAACTCCTTACGGACGTGAACCGGAGATCCAGGGTTATCCGGTAAAGGTATGCGAAATGCTCGCAACAATCGACGGTACAGCTCTTGCACAGAGAGTTTCAGTTGATACTCCTGCTCACATCCGTGAAGCAAAGAAGGCTATAAAGAAGGCTTTCGAAAACCAGATAAACGGAAAAGGCTTCTCACTTGTTGAAGTACTCTCAACATGTCCTACAAACTGGGGTCTCACTCCTGTTGACGCTCTCCAGAGATTACGTGATGAAATGATCCCGTACTTCCCTCTCGGAGTTTACAAGGACGAAGCAGTATGGAACAAGGAAGAAAAGGCTGACTGA
- a CDS encoding 4Fe-4S binding protein, producing MITINFERCKGCGLCVEACPKKIIRLSEEKHNQKGYYPAECTDNSKCISCALCAMMCPDCVIKVEKGE from the coding sequence ATGATAACCATAAACTTCGAAAGATGTAAAGGCTGCGGACTCTGCGTTGAAGCATGTCCGAAAAAGATAATCAGACTCTCTGAGGAAAAGCATAACCAGAAGGGATACTATCCTGCAGAATGTACTGACAATTCTAAATGTATTTCCTGCGCACTGTGTGCAATGATGTGCCCTGACTGCGTTATAAAAGTTGAAAAAGGAGAATAA
- a CDS encoding 3-methyl-2-oxobutanoate dehydrogenase subunit VorB — MMERVLMKGNEALAEAAIRAGCKCFFAYPITPQTEVAAYLAKNMKKRNITFLQAESELAAVNMVLGASSAGVRTMTSSSSPGISLKSEGVSYLAGSDLPAVIVNVQRGGPGLGSIQPSQSDYWQATKALGHGDFQLIVFAPASVQETVDMTIRAFEEADRYRMPVMILTDGFIGQMMEPVTFSDEAPKLEPKEWAACGHKGGRKHNIINSLFLQPDELEASVNARYEKYETIKKNIHDAEIYKCEDADLVITAFGTTARVAKSAVNQAREKGIKAGLFRPKTLWPFPVEEINEACKNAKKVLSVEMSKGQMVDDIRLALNCRIPVEFFGRNGGNIPTPAEILDQIVKISERGL; from the coding sequence ATAATGGAAAGAGTTCTTATGAAAGGCAACGAAGCTCTTGCTGAGGCTGCTATCCGTGCAGGCTGCAAATGCTTCTTCGCATATCCTATAACACCTCAGACTGAGGTAGCTGCTTATCTTGCAAAAAACATGAAGAAGAGAAACATCACATTTCTCCAGGCTGAAAGTGAACTTGCTGCTGTAAACATGGTACTCGGAGCAAGCTCAGCAGGTGTCAGAACAATGACATCAAGCTCTTCACCGGGAATCTCCCTCAAGAGTGAAGGTGTTTCATACCTCGCAGGTTCAGACCTTCCTGCTGTTATCGTAAACGTACAGCGTGGCGGCCCGGGTCTCGGAAGCATCCAGCCTTCGCAGTCAGACTACTGGCAGGCTACAAAGGCTCTCGGCCACGGCGACTTCCAGCTCATCGTTTTCGCACCTGCTTCTGTTCAGGAAACAGTTGACATGACTATCAGAGCTTTCGAGGAAGCTGACAGATACCGTATGCCTGTAATGATCCTCACAGACGGCTTTATCGGTCAGATGATGGAACCTGTTACATTCTCCGACGAAGCTCCTAAGCTTGAACCTAAGGAATGGGCTGCATGCGGCCACAAAGGCGGAAGAAAGCACAACATCATCAACTCACTCTTCCTCCAGCCGGATGAACTCGAAGCTTCAGTTAACGCAAGATACGAAAAGTACGAAACGATCAAGAAGAACATCCACGACGCTGAGATCTACAAGTGTGAAGATGCTGACCTCGTTATCACTGCTTTCGGTACAACAGCACGTGTTGCAAAGTCTGCTGTAAACCAGGCAAGAGAAAAAGGCATCAAGGCTGGTCTTTTCAGACCAAAGACACTCTGGCCTTTCCCTGTTGAAGAGATCAACGAAGCATGTAAGAACGCAAAGAAAGTATTAAGCGTTGAAATGTCAAAGGGACAGATGGTTGATGACATCCGTCTTGCTCTCAATTGCAGAATTCCAGTAGAATTCTTCGGCAGAAACGGCGGTAATATCCCGACACCTGCTGAAATTCTCGATCAGATAGTAAAGATATCAGAAAGGGGTCTCTAA
- a CDS encoding HipA domain-containing protein: protein MDRSIPSSRSGVREAMETLQIEDTRELLIRCFGLSLSDQYWICPENSGLTWEKINFFDNDFSDDIGDVLFGAGRKADPLDFSSPDNTSDGNLKKRWKIINEKRCLVKGGSNPYRQQPLNEVIASEIMKRLEIPHVPYRVIWNKGAPYSVCEDFVSGSSELVPAWRIIQTQKQPNNKSLYQHFIDCAETLGIPGVRAFLDRMIVLDYIIANEDRHLNNFGAVRNAETLEWIGMAPVYDSGSSLGYDKSIPMMRDDSEVVCKPFKKHHEEQLKLVSSFDWIDFSALSDVRKMITDILSDEKAKDYLEERRIHAIAELTERRIRNLEMLAGVKNRKQVISTDDEVEKDIAATY from the coding sequence ATGGACCGCTCTATCCCGTCGAGCCGCTCCGGTGTGCGTGAAGCGATGGAAACGCTTCAGATAGAAGATACAAGGGAACTTCTGATACGCTGTTTCGGACTCAGTCTGTCAGATCAGTACTGGATCTGTCCGGAAAACTCAGGACTTACCTGGGAAAAGATAAACTTCTTTGATAATGATTTTTCCGATGATATTGGTGATGTTCTGTTCGGTGCCGGCAGGAAAGCAGATCCGCTTGATTTTTCATCTCCGGATAACACATCTGACGGAAATCTGAAAAAACGCTGGAAAATCATAAACGAAAAACGATGTCTGGTCAAAGGCGGTTCCAATCCGTATCGTCAGCAGCCGCTTAATGAAGTGATAGCATCTGAGATCATGAAAAGACTTGAAATTCCTCATGTGCCGTACCGGGTTATCTGGAATAAAGGTGCTCCGTACAGCGTGTGCGAGGATTTTGTGAGCGGTAGCTCGGAACTCGTTCCTGCGTGGCGTATCATTCAGACACAGAAGCAGCCGAATAATAAATCTCTTTACCAGCATTTTATCGACTGTGCGGAAACGCTTGGCATTCCGGGAGTAAGAGCGTTTCTTGACCGGATGATCGTACTCGATTATATTATCGCAAATGAGGACAGGCATCTCAATAATTTCGGTGCGGTACGTAACGCAGAGACACTTGAATGGATCGGTATGGCACCGGTATACGACAGCGGTTCTTCACTCGGATATGACAAGAGCATTCCGATGATGAGAGATGATTCTGAAGTGGTATGCAAGCCGTTTAAGAAGCATCATGAAGAACAGCTGAAGCTTGTTTCGTCGTTTGACTGGATCGATTTTTCTGCTCTTTCAGATGTTCGAAAAATGATCACCGATATACTGTCAGATGAAAAAGCAAAGGATTATCTGGAGGAAAGACGTATTCATGCAATCGCTGAACTTACAGAACGCAGGATCAGAAATCTTGAAATGCTTGCCGGTGTGAAAAATCGTAAACAGGTCATTTCAACTGATGATGAAGTGGAAAAAGATATAGCTGCAACGTATTAA
- a CDS encoding dockerin type I domain-containing protein produces the protein MSINKITAAFMSCVLACCAVFSPFSVPAEHISAAYEGSENPCNRQDDMEVPYDRHSWVQPADWKCSAVDPRDFEGWIMIFADKIGLDLKDAPGKVQRIYISLVGPTEPVSMMKFHMFYDTRLKIKNNSKGEVVTPGKAVTDFTTGSALVKDGEIAFYAYSDKDVVIDRGSLFTIDFIVPENADRGEVYPIGFSYVDDGVVGDTFMNSANDTAGNLQMAFVFTKGMYNGYIKIHGDKRIKGDVNEDEAVNTADFVTLADIILGKTVPAEPRAADLNKDGVTDVQDLLVLKEILRS, from the coding sequence ATGAGTATAAATAAAATCACTGCAGCATTTATGTCATGCGTTCTTGCCTGCTGCGCTGTATTCAGTCCGTTCAGCGTGCCTGCTGAACATATCTCTGCTGCCTATGAAGGCTCGGAAAATCCGTGCAACAGACAGGATGACATGGAAGTTCCGTATGACCGGCACAGCTGGGTTCAGCCGGCGGACTGGAAATGTTCTGCCGTTGATCCCCGGGATTTTGAAGGATGGATCATGATCTTTGCTGATAAGATCGGACTGGATCTCAAAGATGCTCCGGGTAAAGTTCAGAGGATATATATAAGCCTTGTCGGTCCGACAGAACCGGTAAGCATGATGAAGTTTCATATGTTCTACGATACCAGACTGAAAATAAAGAATAATTCAAAAGGTGAAGTTGTTACACCCGGAAAAGCGGTTACTGATTTTACAACAGGATCAGCACTCGTGAAAGACGGTGAAATCGCGTTTTACGCATATTCCGACAAAGATGTGGTAATAGACAGAGGCAGTCTGTTTACCATAGATTTTATCGTTCCGGAAAATGCAGACCGCGGCGAAGTTTACCCGATTGGTTTTTCGTATGTCGATGACGGTGTAGTTGGCGATACATTTATGAATTCAGCCAATGACACTGCCGGAAATCTTCAGATGGCTTTCGTATTTACAAAGGGAATGTACAACGGATACATTAAGATTCACGGCGATAAAAGAATAAAAGGCGACGTAAATGAGGACGAAGCAGTAAACACTGCTGATTTCGTCACACTTGCAGACATTATCCTCGGAAAGACAGTGCCCGCTGAACCCAGAGCAGCTGATCTGAACAAAGACGGCGTGACAGATGTTCAGGATCTGCTGGTGCTGAAAGAGATACTGCGTTCATGA